The following coding sequences lie in one Sorghum bicolor cultivar BTx623 chromosome 6, Sorghum_bicolor_NCBIv3, whole genome shotgun sequence genomic window:
- the LOC8071079 gene encoding uncharacterized protein LOC8071079 — MAPTSSTEHAHVKHITLHQFLKQQQLLQHRLKPTVMWGWPATAAATIGRHVPDDVVADDDDALGGSWPPRSYTCAFCRREFKSAQALGGHMNVHRRDRARMRGGHHHGGSAAAKLQLGGAATSLAGTDETPHGATAAAKYAVLYPILNSNAAGAVLIPSGDVLLSGPVALAPAHDRCHVSDDDDEEEDKDVDLELRLWWP, encoded by the coding sequence ATGGCGCCTACCAGCAGCACAGAGCATGCACACGTAAAGCACATCACGCTGCACCAGTTCctgaagcagcagcagctgctgcagcaCCGGCTGAAGCCAACCGTGATGTGGGGCTGGccagcgacggcggcggccaccATCGGCCGCCACGTGCCCGACGATGTCGtcgcggacgacgacgacgctctCGGCGGGTCGTGGCCGCCGCGCTCGTACACGTGCGCGTTCTGCCGCCGCGAGTTCAAGTCCGCGCAGGCACTGGGCGGCCACATGAACGTGCACCGCCGGGACCGCGCCAGGATGCGCGGCGGCCACCATCATGGCGGCAGCGCCGCGGCGAAGCTGCAGCTCGGAGGCGCCGCGACGTCGCTGGCCGGCACGGACGAGACGCCCCACGGCGCAACGGCCGCGGCGAAGTACGCGGTGCTGTACCCGATACTGAACTCCAATGCCGCCGGCGCGGTCCTCATTCCCAGCGGCGACGTCCTGCTCTCCGGGCCGGTGGCGCTGGCGCCCGCGCACGACCGGTGCCACGTGAgcgatgatgacgacgaggaggaagaCAAGGACGTCGACCTGGAGCTGCGCCTCTGGTGGCCGTGA